From Bacillus pumilus, one genomic window encodes:
- a CDS encoding GNAT family N-acetyltransferase translates to MDLSILQETAKDVKTLEQELQQLQFQMYRMQENMKDISKKAKIIGIDQAKEDEWMIVSAIESADTCKIMLSDCEKAYRGQSDFSLIAEYPEEGKIHIADIKGPPDNGYGSICMKHLKEIAREQNIPVITGDLVKRDWNHVDRLIHFYEKHQFDVQINWKEQSGEIYWVDS, encoded by the coding sequence ATGGACTTGTCAATCTTACAGGAAACAGCCAAAGATGTGAAGACGTTAGAGCAAGAATTACAGCAATTGCAGTTCCAAATGTATCGAATGCAAGAAAATATGAAAGATATTTCGAAAAAAGCAAAAATCATTGGCATCGATCAAGCGAAAGAAGATGAGTGGATGATCGTCTCTGCCATTGAAAGTGCAGATACATGTAAAATTATGTTGAGCGATTGTGAAAAAGCTTATCGCGGACAATCTGATTTTTCCTTAATTGCGGAATATCCTGAAGAAGGAAAGATTCATATTGCCGATATTAAAGGCCCGCCAGATAATGGGTACGGCTCCATCTGTATGAAGCATTTAAAAGAAATCGCAAGAGAGCAGAACATACCAGTGATTACTGGCGACCTCGTCAAAAGGGACTGGAATCACGTGGACCGCTTGATTCATTTTTATGAAAAACATCAATTTGATGTCCAAATCAATTGGAAAGAACAAAGCGGAGAAATTTATTGGGTGGACAGCTAA
- the recQ gene encoding DNA helicase RecQ — translation MLEQAEALLKQYYGFDVFRKGQKQAIEAIVNKQKDTVCIMPTGGGKSVCYQIPALMMEGTTIVVSPLISLMKDQVDALNEMGIRSSFLNSTLSAAEMNERLKKCENGEYELLYITPERLQNERFFQLLDRLTIPLIAIDEAHCISEWGHDFRPSYRFIQECLNKMSKRPVIVALTATATKKVHQDICEQLGMNGEETIFTGFARENLSFQVIKGENSDRFITQYMKKNSLESGIIYTATRKEADNIYNRLKKQKIKAGVYHGGLDDHTREEQQNLFLNDDIQVMVATSAFGMGINKSNVRFVIHHQIPRDIESYYQEAGRAGRDGLESECILLFSPQGVRVQRFLIEQSTEDEVRYQHELLKLRQMVDYCHTEQCLQQFVMDYFDQTASSPCGKCSNCLDEREREEVTREAQMVLSCTVRMNERFGKMMIAQVLAGSKNKKVLELGFDRLPTYALMKQHSAQQISDFIEFLITEEYLHMSEGAYPTLKVTHKGKKVLVGQETVYKKQAIKAEAIQENDALFERLRSLRMKLAREQGVPPFVVFSDQTLKEMSAVEPQTDEELLQIKGIGAQKREKYGDVFLEEIRLFIEKEKK, via the coding sequence ATGTTAGAACAAGCAGAAGCACTCCTGAAACAATACTATGGCTTTGATGTCTTTAGAAAAGGACAGAAACAAGCCATTGAAGCGATTGTAAATAAACAAAAGGATACTGTCTGCATTATGCCGACAGGCGGTGGGAAGTCAGTTTGCTATCAGATCCCTGCCCTCATGATGGAAGGTACAACGATCGTTGTATCTCCGCTTATTTCTTTAATGAAGGATCAGGTCGATGCGTTAAATGAGATGGGAATACGTTCTTCCTTTTTAAACAGCACACTTTCCGCAGCTGAAATGAATGAAAGGCTGAAAAAATGCGAAAATGGGGAATATGAGCTGCTTTATATCACACCTGAACGCTTACAAAATGAACGTTTTTTTCAGCTGCTGGATCGGTTAACGATCCCTTTAATCGCGATTGATGAAGCGCACTGTATATCTGAGTGGGGGCATGATTTTAGGCCAAGTTATCGCTTCATTCAAGAATGCTTGAACAAGATGTCAAAAAGGCCGGTGATTGTCGCATTAACAGCTACAGCGACGAAAAAGGTTCACCAAGATATATGTGAACAGCTTGGCATGAACGGAGAAGAAACCATCTTTACTGGGTTTGCTAGAGAAAATTTGTCCTTTCAAGTGATCAAAGGGGAAAATAGTGACCGTTTTATCACACAATATATGAAGAAAAACAGTCTTGAGTCTGGCATTATTTATACAGCAACTCGTAAAGAAGCGGATAACATTTATAATCGACTAAAAAAACAAAAGATCAAAGCTGGCGTTTATCATGGCGGATTGGATGACCATACGAGAGAAGAGCAGCAAAACCTGTTTTTAAATGATGACATCCAGGTTATGGTCGCTACATCAGCATTTGGCATGGGAATCAATAAGTCGAATGTACGTTTTGTGATCCATCATCAAATTCCAAGGGATATTGAAAGCTACTATCAAGAAGCTGGGCGTGCCGGCAGAGACGGGCTTGAAAGTGAGTGCATTTTACTGTTTTCACCACAAGGCGTAAGAGTGCAGCGCTTTCTCATTGAGCAGTCAACAGAAGATGAGGTGCGCTATCAGCATGAACTGCTTAAATTAAGGCAAATGGTGGACTACTGTCATACCGAGCAATGTCTGCAGCAATTTGTGATGGACTATTTTGATCAAACAGCTAGTTCGCCTTGCGGTAAATGCAGCAACTGCCTTGATGAGAGAGAGCGTGAAGAGGTCACAAGAGAAGCACAGATGGTGTTATCTTGTACAGTGAGGATGAATGAGCGATTCGGTAAAATGATGATAGCCCAAGTACTGGCAGGCTCTAAAAACAAAAAAGTGCTTGAGCTAGGTTTCGACCGTCTCCCTACATATGCTTTAATGAAACAACATTCGGCTCAGCAAATCAGTGACTTCATTGAATTTTTAATTACAGAAGAGTATTTGCACATGTCTGAAGGTGCTTACCCAACACTTAAGGTGACCCATAAAGGGAAGAAAGTGTTAGTTGGACAAGAGACAGTGTATAAAAAGCAGGCGATCAAAGCAGAGGCCATTCAAGAAAATGATGCATTATTTGAGCGATTGAGATCGCTGAGAATGAAGCTAGCCAGAGAGCAAGGTGTCCCGCCGTTTGTTGTTTTTTCTGATCAAACATTGAAGGAAATGTCAGCTGTAGAGCCTCAAACAGATGAAGAATTACTCCAAATTAAGGGGATTGGCGCTCAAAAAAGAGAGAAATACGGAGATGTTTTTTTAGAAGAAATTCGTTTATTTATAGAAAAAGAGAAAAAATAA
- a CDS encoding TraR/DksA family transcriptional regulator, which translates to MGLTKEQKADLYERLNQLKGDVKGSKKKEESMLSESSEISNGVGNHIADHGSIYLDRMTEQTLDQVDGELEDEIDAALKRMEDGTYGICEKTGKDIPYERLKAVPYTRYSIDAKKNEETTQDPNEFDRNFSDQMRDLTNRETMDQMHSDTYERLEEEQDVDIDEEK; encoded by the coding sequence GTGGGCTTAACGAAAGAACAAAAAGCTGATTTATACGAAAGATTGAATCAATTAAAGGGAGATGTAAAAGGATCAAAAAAGAAAGAAGAATCTATGCTAAGTGAATCCAGCGAGATTTCAAATGGTGTTGGGAACCATATCGCTGATCATGGGAGCATCTATTTAGACCGCATGACAGAACAAACGCTGGATCAAGTTGATGGCGAGCTTGAAGACGAAATTGATGCAGCACTGAAACGAATGGAAGACGGAACATATGGGATATGTGAGAAAACAGGGAAAGACATTCCATATGAACGTTTAAAAGCAGTCCCCTATACACGTTATTCAATCGATGCGAAGAAAAACGAAGAAACGACTCAAGACCCAAACGAGTTTGACCGTAATTTCTCTGATCAAATGCGTGATTTAACAAATAGGGAAACAATGGATCAGATGCATTCAGATACGTATGAACGATTAGAGGAAGAGCAGGATGTTGATATAGACGAAGAAAAATAG
- a CDS encoding bifunctional 2-methylcitrate dehydratase/aconitate hydratase has protein sequence MNKTAVANQTDQLLEEIAAYAVDGEITSKEAIETARYVLIDTLGCGMLALNFPECTKHLGPIVPGTVVPNGARVPGTSFVLDPVQAAFDIGCMIRWLDYNDTWLAEEWGHPSDNLGGILAVSDYISRTRLANGEEPLSMNDVLHAIVKAHEIQGVLALENCLNRNGLDHVLFVKVATSAVVCALLGGTKEDVQHVLSQAFVDNSPLRTYRHAPNTGSRKSWAAGDATSRGVRLAMMTLKGEMGYQTPLSAEKWGFEDVLMQGKSLTLAQPLGSYVIENVLFKIAYPAEFHAQTAAEAAMMLHDAVKDRLDEIDRVEITTHESAIRIIDKKGPLYNPADRDHCLQYITAIGLIYGELTADHYEEETARNPAIDRLRDQMVVKEDKRYTADYLDPKKRSIANCVQIFFKDGTMTDRIEIEYPLGHRRRRQEGIPLLEKKWVYHLKTRFPQKQVDQIVSLCQNPNQLKTTTVPAFMDLFVI, from the coding sequence ATGAATAAAACAGCAGTCGCCAATCAAACGGATCAGCTATTGGAAGAAATCGCAGCCTATGCAGTAGACGGGGAGATTACGAGCAAAGAAGCCATTGAAACAGCGCGGTATGTACTGATAGACACACTCGGCTGCGGAATGCTGGCGCTCAATTTTCCGGAATGTACGAAGCATCTTGGCCCCATCGTACCTGGTACCGTTGTGCCTAACGGAGCAAGAGTTCCAGGCACTTCGTTTGTGCTAGATCCTGTTCAAGCGGCTTTTGATATAGGCTGTATGATTCGCTGGTTAGATTATAATGACACGTGGCTTGCAGAGGAGTGGGGACATCCGTCAGATAACTTAGGCGGAATATTAGCTGTAAGTGATTACATCAGCAGAACGCGGCTTGCAAACGGTGAAGAGCCGCTTTCGATGAATGACGTACTGCATGCGATCGTCAAGGCACATGAAATTCAAGGTGTGCTCGCTTTAGAAAATTGTCTGAATCGAAATGGTTTGGACCATGTGTTATTTGTCAAAGTGGCAACAAGTGCTGTTGTGTGTGCATTGCTTGGCGGAACAAAGGAAGACGTGCAGCATGTTTTATCGCAAGCGTTTGTTGATAATTCTCCGCTTAGGACGTATCGCCACGCCCCAAACACAGGATCAAGGAAATCGTGGGCAGCGGGTGATGCAACAAGCCGCGGGGTAAGACTGGCAATGATGACACTAAAAGGGGAAATGGGCTATCAAACACCGCTTAGTGCTGAGAAGTGGGGCTTTGAAGATGTTCTTATGCAAGGAAAATCTCTCACACTCGCTCAGCCGCTAGGATCATACGTCATAGAAAATGTGCTTTTCAAAATTGCTTATCCTGCTGAGTTTCATGCCCAGACGGCTGCAGAGGCCGCTATGATGCTGCATGACGCTGTAAAAGATCGATTAGATGAAATAGACCGGGTAGAGATTACAACACATGAATCAGCGATTCGGATTATTGATAAGAAGGGGCCGCTGTATAACCCAGCAGACCGCGATCATTGCTTGCAGTATATTACCGCGATTGGATTGATCTATGGTGAGCTGACAGCTGACCATTATGAAGAAGAAACGGCGCGAAATCCGGCCATTGATCGTCTCCGGGATCAAATGGTTGTCAAAGAAGATAAACGTTATACAGCAGATTATTTAGATCCGAAAAAGAGATCAATAGCAAACTGTGTGCAGATCTTCTTTAAAGACGGGACGATGACAGACCGAATCGAAATTGAATACCCGCTTGGTCATCGCAGAAGAAGACAGGAAGGCATTCCGCTGCTTGAAAAGAAATGGGTCTATCATTTGAAGACAAGATTTCCACAAAAACAAGTGGATCAAATTGTGTCACTCTGTCAAAATCCAAATCAATTAAAAACAACAACCGTACCAGCATTTATGGACCTATTCGTCATATAA
- the czrA gene encoding Zn(II)-responsive metalloregulatory transcriptional repressor CzrA yields the protein MKEELNTNQEQERMELDEESLFLVSQTFKALSDPTRIRILHLLSQGEHSVNDIAETLNLMQSTVSHQLRFLKNLRLVKSRRAGTSIFYSPEDQHVMEVLEQMIHHAQHD from the coding sequence ATGAAGGAAGAACTGAATACAAATCAAGAACAGGAACGGATGGAGCTGGATGAAGAAAGTCTATTTCTTGTCTCCCAAACCTTTAAAGCTTTATCTGATCCGACTCGTATTCGAATTCTGCACCTGCTGTCTCAAGGTGAACACTCGGTAAATGATATAGCAGAAACACTGAATCTCATGCAATCAACCGTTTCTCATCAGCTGCGCTTTTTAAAAAACCTTCGTCTCGTGAAATCTAGACGAGCAGGGACCTCGATTTTTTACAGCCCTGAAGATCAGCATGTGATGGAAGTGCTTGAACAGATGATTCACCATGCACAGCACGATTAA
- the mmgD gene encoding citrate synthase, translating to MTEQLHYKPGLEDIVASETSISYLDVQQEEIVIRGYDLIELAQKKTYLETAYLLIYGRLPDTMEYHQFQQDISSQTNLHPTIQTILTKLPKTTHPMDAMRTCISALSGYDDALHDRSEACQQRRAVRLLGQLPAIVAGSYHILTKDAAISPDQTKSYTETFLAMLTGRTPTQDEITAFDQTLTLYSEHELPNSTFAARVIASTHSDMYGAFTGAISSLKGDLHGGANEAVMHMLLEGKTTEGFLALIERKLAAKEKMMGFGHRVYMRKMDPRAALLKRSLKTLTESKGDTTLYDMCAAGEAYMKEKKNLYPNLDYYAAPIYYVLGIPISLYTPIFFAARASGLAAHVIEQHLHNRIFRPRVRYLGPRGLKVSDDDRKTGE from the coding sequence ATGACTGAACAACTGCATTATAAACCGGGGCTTGAAGACATTGTGGCAAGCGAAACGTCTATCTCATACTTAGATGTGCAGCAAGAAGAAATTGTAATTCGCGGGTATGACCTCATCGAGTTGGCACAAAAAAAGACCTATTTAGAAACAGCCTATCTGCTTATTTATGGAAGATTACCAGATACCATGGAATATCACCAATTTCAGCAAGACATTTCCTCACAAACCAACTTACATCCAACCATTCAAACCATTTTAACAAAGCTGCCAAAAACCACTCATCCTATGGATGCCATGAGAACGTGCATATCTGCTCTTAGTGGGTACGATGATGCATTACATGATCGATCAGAAGCGTGCCAGCAAAGGCGTGCTGTTCGATTACTCGGCCAGCTGCCGGCCATTGTTGCTGGAAGCTATCATATTCTCACAAAAGACGCCGCTATTTCTCCAGATCAGACCAAATCCTACACTGAAACCTTTTTAGCCATGCTCACAGGACGTACTCCAACACAAGACGAAATCACCGCTTTTGACCAAACACTCACATTATATAGTGAACATGAACTGCCTAATTCAACGTTTGCCGCCAGAGTCATCGCATCCACACATTCTGACATGTATGGTGCTTTTACTGGAGCGATTTCTTCATTAAAAGGTGACTTGCACGGGGGAGCGAATGAAGCTGTCATGCACATGCTTCTCGAAGGAAAAACAACGGAAGGATTCCTTGCGCTGATTGAACGAAAATTAGCCGCAAAAGAAAAAATGATGGGCTTTGGCCACAGGGTATACATGAGAAAAATGGACCCAAGAGCCGCTCTTTTAAAACGATCATTGAAAACGCTTACGGAATCAAAGGGAGATACAACGCTTTATGACATGTGTGCAGCAGGCGAGGCATACATGAAAGAGAAGAAAAACCTCTATCCGAATCTTGATTATTACGCCGCACCTATTTATTACGTGCTCGGGATTCCAATTTCACTTTATACACCGATTTTCTTTGCTGCTAGAGCTAGTGGATTAGCAGCCCATGTTATTGAACAGCATTTGCATAATCGCATTTTTAGACCGAGAGTCCGGTATTTAGGGCCAAGAGGATTAAAAGTCTCAGATGATGATAGAAAAACGGGGGAATGA
- a CDS encoding DUF420 domain-containing protein: MNEQNQKPKNFTGIVIILTIAINGLIALLFLMPKSDKFSHLDITFLPLLNAVMNSFTFIFLLSALIMIKQKNIKAHRRFIFAAFSTTLVFLISYVTYHSMAADTHFGGEGIIRPIYFFILITHIVLSAVIVPLALITLFRGAQMQVERHRKIARWTMPLWLYVSLTGVIVYMMISPYYS; this comes from the coding sequence ATGAACGAACAGAATCAAAAACCGAAAAATTTCACTGGTATTGTGATCATTTTAACAATTGCCATAAACGGATTAATCGCTTTATTATTTTTAATGCCAAAATCAGATAAATTTAGTCATCTGGATATTACATTTTTGCCGTTACTTAATGCCGTGATGAACAGCTTTACGTTTATCTTTTTACTTTCAGCACTCATCATGATTAAACAAAAGAACATTAAAGCGCATAGACGATTTATCTTTGCTGCATTTTCAACGACACTTGTCTTTTTAATTTCGTATGTGACATATCATTCAATGGCAGCTGATACCCATTTCGGAGGAGAAGGGATCATCCGTCCAATTTACTTCTTTATTTTAATCACACATATCGTCTTATCAGCTGTAATTGTACCGCTTGCCCTGATTACTCTGTTTAGAGGCGCACAGATGCAAGTCGAGCGTCACCGTAAAATTGCCCGCTGGACAATGCCGCTATGGCTTTATGTCAGTCTCACTGGCGTCATTGTGTATATGATGATTTCTCCATATTACAGCTAA
- a CDS encoding lysozyme family protein: MKKKKTGCFAISGCFTIFLFVFVLAAIVMSFNQKELKKLPIDTESIVLSRLDDYKPLVETELRDQDLDQYTALILGMMYQESKGRGGDPMQSSESLGLKRNEINDPQKSIRQGVHHFSTMYKHGKKKGVDLETIIQSYNMGIGYIDFVAKNGGKHSEKLAKQYSKKQVKQNPEVYTCGGNKDNFRYPYCYGDFTYAEKVKEKTKTVEEKMKLASSSTPSS, translated from the coding sequence TTGAAAAAGAAAAAAACAGGATGTTTTGCCATTTCAGGCTGCTTCACGATTTTTCTGTTTGTTTTCGTATTAGCAGCCATTGTCATGTCCTTTAATCAAAAGGAATTAAAAAAGCTGCCGATTGATACGGAATCAATTGTTTTGTCGAGATTGGATGATTACAAGCCGCTTGTAGAAACAGAGCTAAGAGATCAAGATTTAGATCAATATACCGCGTTAATCCTCGGTATGATGTATCAAGAATCAAAAGGCAGAGGCGGAGATCCAATGCAGTCCTCTGAATCTCTTGGTTTGAAACGAAATGAAATCAATGACCCTCAGAAAAGCATTAGACAAGGAGTCCATCATTTTTCTACTATGTACAAGCATGGGAAGAAAAAAGGCGTTGATTTGGAAACCATTATTCAAAGCTATAATATGGGAATCGGCTATATTGATTTTGTTGCAAAAAACGGGGGAAAACATTCCGAGAAATTGGCAAAGCAATACTCCAAAAAGCAAGTGAAACAAAACCCCGAAGTCTATACGTGCGGAGGCAACAAAGATAACTTCCGCTATCCGTATTGCTACGGTGATTTCACTTATGCTGAAAAAGTAAAAGAAAAAACGAAAACAGTTGAAGAAAAGATGAAATTGGCTTCATCATCCACACCATCATCGTAA
- a CDS encoding LysM peptidoglycan-binding and 3D domain-containing protein — protein sequence MKKTIMSLVAVAAISTTAFGAQQASAKEITVKKGDTLWGISQKNDVSLKDLKGWNNLSTDMIYVGDKLTISSKEKTQEQYKVQKGDSLWKIAQKFNVSISDIKSWNNLNSDIIMVGSTLSVAGQSSAPVSSEPVQKQEPVQKEQTTKKAAPKKETAKVESSSASQSVQKEMTVTATAYTANDGGISGITATGVNLNKNPNAKVIAVDPNVIPLGSKVYVEGYGEAIAADTGGAIKGNKIDVHVPSKSQAQNWGVKSVKVKVLN from the coding sequence ATGAAGAAGACTATTATGTCCTTGGTTGCTGTTGCAGCAATCTCAACAACAGCATTTGGAGCGCAGCAAGCTTCTGCAAAGGAAATCACTGTGAAGAAAGGTGATACACTTTGGGGAATCTCTCAAAAAAATGATGTGTCTCTAAAAGACCTAAAGGGTTGGAACAATTTATCTACTGATATGATCTATGTAGGTGATAAATTGACAATCTCTTCAAAAGAGAAAACTCAGGAGCAGTATAAAGTCCAGAAGGGGGACAGCCTCTGGAAAATCGCTCAAAAATTCAATGTGTCAATTAGCGATATTAAGTCTTGGAATAACTTAAACTCAGATATAATTATGGTTGGTTCAACACTAAGTGTTGCTGGTCAAAGCTCGGCTCCGGTAAGCTCAGAACCTGTTCAAAAACAGGAACCTGTCCAAAAAGAGCAAACAACGAAAAAAGCTGCTCCTAAAAAGGAAACAGCTAAAGTAGAATCATCTTCTGCTAGTCAAAGTGTACAAAAAGAAATGACTGTTACGGCTACGGCTTATACAGCAAATGATGGTGGCATTTCAGGTATCACTGCAACAGGGGTAAACTTAAACAAAAACCCAAACGCAAAAGTCATTGCAGTAGATCCTAATGTCATTCCACTAGGAAGTAAGGTTTATGTTGAAGGCTACGGTGAAGCCATCGCAGCAGATACTGGCGGCGCAATTAAAGGTAACAAAATTGATGTACATGTACCAAGCAAATCCCAAGCGCAAAATTGGGGCGTAAAATCAGTCAAAGTAAAAGTACTTAACTAG
- the prpB gene encoding methylisocitrate lyase, with protein MWIVNDESSQADLAAAFKEQMHKSALFQIPGVHDGMSALYAKKMGFQGLYLSGAAFCASKGLPDLGMIHSTEMAEKAKEIIRASQLPLLVDMDTGYGGVLNAARAAKEMVESKVAAVQIEDQQMPKKCGHLNGKSLVPVEEMIAKIKAIKQAAPTLLVIARTDAKSVNGMEDVIRRGNLYVEAGADAIFPEALITAEDFTHASSSIKGPLLANMTEFGKTPYYHADEFSMFGFQMVIYPVSSLRVAAKAYERLFTEIMEKGTQQGMLKDMQTRKELYETIQYDEYEEMDQHLAKTILPEIGKEQR; from the coding sequence GTGTGGATCGTGAATGATGAATCAAGTCAAGCAGATTTAGCCGCAGCCTTTAAAGAACAAATGCACAAATCAGCTTTATTTCAAATCCCAGGCGTTCACGATGGAATGTCTGCGCTTTATGCAAAAAAAATGGGCTTCCAAGGGCTCTATTTATCTGGCGCCGCTTTTTGTGCCAGCAAAGGACTGCCTGATCTCGGCATGATCCATTCAACGGAAATGGCTGAAAAAGCGAAGGAAATCATTCGAGCTTCTCAGCTGCCGCTTTTGGTCGATATGGATACTGGCTATGGCGGCGTATTGAATGCTGCAAGGGCGGCCAAAGAAATGGTAGAGAGCAAGGTGGCAGCTGTTCAAATTGAAGATCAGCAAATGCCGAAAAAATGCGGACATTTAAACGGAAAATCGCTCGTTCCAGTAGAAGAGATGATCGCGAAAATCAAAGCCATCAAACAAGCGGCACCAACGCTTTTGGTGATTGCAAGAACCGATGCAAAGTCTGTAAACGGGATGGAGGATGTCATCCGCAGAGGCAATCTTTATGTCGAAGCAGGAGCTGATGCTATTTTTCCTGAGGCGCTCATTACAGCTGAAGACTTCACGCATGCGTCAAGCAGCATAAAAGGACCTCTTCTTGCAAATATGACGGAGTTTGGTAAGACTCCTTATTATCATGCAGATGAATTTTCGATGTTTGGATTCCAAATGGTCATATACCCTGTGTCATCACTCAGAGTCGCTGCAAAAGCGTATGAGCGTTTATTTACAGAAATCATGGAGAAGGGGACGCAGCAAGGAATGCTGAAGGACATGCAAACGAGAAAAGAGCTGTATGAAACGATTCAATATGATGAATATGAGGAAATGGATCAGCATTTAGCGAAAACGATCCTGCCGGAAATCGGGAAAGAACAGCGATAA
- a CDS encoding APC family permease, whose translation MTEEPRLKRSLTVFPLVVIGLAYMDPLVVFDSYGIVAQLTKGHVAAAYIFTLLALLLTALSYGNMVKAFPKAGSAYTYAQKSIHPHVGFLVGWTLLLDYLFLPMVNFAIGSAYLTAAFPDVPHYIWIIILAIAITTVNVIGIRLTANITALFVTFQVIVAVTFVGFVIYGLTQNAGSGELLSARPFYSASLEPALIFSGATILCFSFLGFDAISTMSEETIKPKKTIPLAIFLTVAIGGVLFTLTSYFLQQVFPNFQQFKHPDAASLEIAEFVGGAFLHSFFLAGTMVAVISSSLSSHASAARLLYAMGRDESLPKRFFGYIHPRLKTPVFNILLIGAFSLTAVVGELEVIYSFISFGALIGFTFVNLSVFAYYFVRQKQRGVLNTLRYALIPLCGTAFCIWLLTSISTNALIIGMLWLIIGFVYFCYRLKTRPEFTFGYD comes from the coding sequence TTGACTGAAGAGCCAAGACTAAAACGCAGCCTGACTGTCTTTCCACTTGTTGTGATCGGGCTTGCTTATATGGATCCACTTGTCGTATTTGATTCATACGGCATTGTTGCTCAGCTGACGAAAGGACACGTCGCTGCAGCTTATATATTTACGTTACTTGCATTACTATTGACAGCGCTTAGCTATGGGAATATGGTGAAGGCTTTTCCAAAAGCAGGATCTGCTTATACATATGCGCAAAAAAGTATTCATCCTCATGTCGGCTTCCTTGTGGGCTGGACACTTTTACTGGATTATTTATTTTTGCCTATGGTGAATTTTGCGATCGGAAGTGCTTATTTAACCGCAGCCTTTCCTGATGTACCTCATTACATTTGGATCATCATACTTGCTATCGCCATAACGACTGTCAATGTAATCGGTATTCGGCTTACAGCCAACATCACGGCACTATTTGTGACCTTCCAGGTCATTGTCGCCGTCACTTTTGTTGGGTTTGTTATTTATGGGCTCACACAAAACGCTGGAAGTGGAGAATTATTGTCCGCCCGGCCTTTTTATTCAGCGAGCTTAGAACCAGCGCTTATTTTTTCAGGAGCGACCATTTTATGTTTTTCGTTTCTAGGATTTGATGCAATTTCGACCATGTCTGAGGAAACCATTAAGCCAAAAAAGACGATCCCACTTGCCATCTTCTTAACCGTCGCCATTGGAGGCGTACTGTTTACCTTGACGTCTTATTTTTTGCAGCAGGTATTTCCAAATTTTCAACAGTTCAAGCATCCCGATGCTGCCTCACTTGAAATTGCGGAATTTGTGGGGGGCGCATTTCTCCACTCGTTCTTTTTAGCTGGCACAATGGTCGCTGTCATCTCTTCTTCCTTATCGTCACATGCAAGTGCAGCAAGGCTGTTATATGCAATGGGTAGAGATGAGTCGTTACCGAAGCGTTTCTTCGGATATATTCATCCGAGATTAAAAACCCCTGTTTTTAATATTTTATTAATTGGTGCTTTCTCCTTAACCGCAGTCGTTGGCGAACTTGAAGTCATTTATTCCTTTATCAGCTTCGGCGCGTTGATTGGATTCACTTTTGTGAACTTGTCTGTTTTTGCGTACTATTTCGTCAGACAAAAACAAAGAGGTGTACTCAATACATTGAGATACGCATTGATCCCTCTGTGCGGGACGGCCTTTTGTATTTGGCTGTTAACGAGCATCAGTACAAATGCATTAATCATTGGTATGCTTTGGCTGATTATCGGTTTTGTTTATTTCTGCTACAGATTGAAAACAAGACCCGAATTTACATTTGGGTATGATTGA